CTCAACACGCCGCGTCCGATCAGGCCGAAGGAGTCGTTGTACATATAGGCCCACATCTGCGCCGAGACGACCGTGGGAATGGCCCAGGGCACCAGCATGGCGGTCCGCAGGAACGCCCGGCCCCGGAAAGCGCTGTTGACCACGAGCGCGATGATCATGCCCAGAATCGTTTCCAGCGTGACCGAGACGACCGTGAACAGCATGGTGTTCTTTACCGACTGCCACCAGCGCGGGTCCTGCAAGAAGCCCAGGCCGATGCCGTCCTCGTTGGTGAACCAGAAGTTACCGGCGCCGATGAAGGTCGCCTGATCCGGGGTGGTCAGGTTGGCTTCATGAAACGAGAAGAAGATGGTGCGGTAGAGCGGGTATCCGGCCACGAGCGCGATGACGATCAACGTGGGCATCAGCAGCCACATGGCTTGCCGGGCGCGGGCGGCCTCGATACCGCGGGTCTTGACCGGTCGCGCGGCCGGTGCGGGTGCGGGAGTGTTGACAGTCATGGGCACTCTCTCCTTGTCGTCTGGGCGGGCAGGGACGAAGCGGCGCGGCCGGGCTGGCGTCTGGATGGGGGGCTGTACCTAGGGTACGCGCCGCTCAGGACCGCTTTAAATGAAACAGGAGGAACACCCGGCGCGGGGCGTTCCTCCTGTGGCGTTCTTCCGCAACCGCGTGCGGAAAAACATTTACCAGCCGCGGCCCTTGATGCGCGCGAGGTCGGTCGAGAGTTTGGCGACGGCCGCCTGGCCCTTGGTCTTGCCGGTCAGCACTTCGCTCACGGCGCCGCTGAAGGCCTGCGAGACCTGGTTGTATTTCTCCTTGGTCGGGCCGGAAGGACGGGCCACCGCGCTGGTGAACACGCCGTACAGGCTGCCGAAGAAGGGGTTGGCCTTCAGGACTGCCGCGTCCTTGTACAGGGCGGGCAGGGTGGGGTTGTAGCTGCCCTCGATGGCGCGGATCTTCTGCTCGGCCGGGCTCGTCAGGTAGCGCACGAGGTCAATGGCGGCGGCCTGGTTCTTGCTGTACATGCTCACGCCGAGGTTCCATCCGCCGAGTGTGGCGGCGGGCTTGCCACCGGGGCCAGCGGGCAGGGGCGCGGCGCCGATCTTGCCCTTGACCTTGCTGTCGTCACTCTGGCCGTTGGCCCAGGCGTAGGGCCAGTTGCGCATGAACATTGCGTTACCCGACTGGAAGATGCCGCGGGCCGCTTCCTCGTCGTACGTGGTGACGCCCTGCGGGCTGACGTTGCGCACCCAGCTCGCCGCCGCGTCCAGCGCCGCCGCCGCCTTGGCATTGTTGATGGTCACCTTGCCGGTACTGTCGACGATGGTTCCGCCGCCGAAGGACGAAACCCATTCCAGCGCGTCACAGGTCAGGCCTTCGTAGTTCTTGCCCTGCCACACGTAGCCGGCGAAGGTCTTGTTGGTCTTCTGCTCGCCGTCCTGCACCTTCTTCGCCATGGTGGCGAGTTCGGCCCAGGTCTTGGGGGGCGCGCTGTAGCCGTATTTCTTGAGCAGGTCGGTGCGGTAGAACAGCAGGCCGGCGTCGGTGAACCAGGGCAGCGATACCAGTTTGCCGTTCACGGTGTTGGCGTCCAGGATGCCCTTGAAAAAGCCGTTCTGTTCGCTGGCCGGCACCTTGCTCTTGAGGTCCACGAAGTGCTGGCCGAGCAGACCGGGCCACACGATGTCGAGCTGGTACACGTCGATATCGCTGCTGCGCGCGGCGAGCTGCTGCTGGTACAGGCCCAGGCGGTCGTTCGTGAGGTTGGGGCTCTCGAAGATCTTGACGTCGTTGCCCGTCTTCTTGGCCCAGCGCGCGGCGCCGTCCTTGCACAGCTGAAGTTCCTGGCCTACGGTTCCGCAGGCGAGCGTCACGGTGACGGCGCTGCCCTGACCGGCGGCAGCGAGAGCAGTGGTGAGACCGAGGATAGTCACAACTTTCTTCATAGGTCCTCCAGATGGACGGCCCAGGCACCGTTGCCAGGACTGCTCGCTTGCGGAAGCGGTTCCATCTTCAAGTTTCTTAAAGCTTGGACTAAGGCTACTGCGCTGACACAAATCTGTCAATCTCGGGCATCTGCCAGGTTAATGCGGAGAATCCGGGCGCTGATACGGCGCTTTTCCAGTTGCCCGAGTACACGAACAGACCAGCGTCACAACCCCGTCTGTGAGCTCTCCCGGTGCTCGGGCCTGGTCAGGCGCGGCGAACGGATAGCGGTTATTTGGAGATGGAGACCCGGCCCTTCAGGCGCCCTCCTCGGCATCTATGGTCTGGTCGGGCTGCGAGGTCGCGCCGCTGGCGGGCAGGCCGGCCTGCATACCGCCGTAGGTGCTGGGGTTGGCGTCGCCTGCGCGGGAGACGGGGCGCAGCGGCTCGGTGCCTTGCCGGGCGACCTGTTCGGCGGTCGAGGTGTCTGCGCCTGCCTCGGCATTGGCGTCACTAACTCCGGTGTACTGGCCTTCGGTGGCCGGGTCGCCGGCATTCTTGGGCGTGCCGGTGTTCCACTGCGCCGGGTCCATGATCGGGGCCTCGGAAACGTGGCTGCGGGCCTGACCTTCCGGCTGGGCATCGACGGGTCTGTCGGTGTTCATTAAGCGTGACCTCCCTGCCCCGGTTCCGGTGGGGCGCGGCGAGCAGACGGCTCAGCGGCGCTGGTTCTGGGGCTGAGCGCCGTCCATCTCACCGGTCACGTCCTTGGGCAGTTCCTGCACGTTCCGGCTTTTCTGGGCCATACCGGTATCCTGCACCCCCTTGACGTCACTCAGGTCGTTGGTGTCCTTCTGGCCGCCCTCGGGCTTGTCTCCGGGTACATGTCGCTCGTCGTCGTTCATGCCTGTTCCTCCCTGGTCTGAGTTGTCGAAGTGCCGACAGCGTAGTTCCGGCGGAGTGTTCACCGGGTCTGTTCGTCTTTAGGCAGGGTTCACGGGTGAGGTCAGGACTTCAGCGAGAGGCAGCAATCCTTCTTTTGTTGTTCCCAAAGTGGTTACATACTTTGGAGACCGTGACTGAACGGGTAACGGGTGCCAGAGGGCCGAATCGGCTTATCATGCCCTTATTCCCGCAAGGGCAAGGAGGATGCAAGATGGCGGACCAGGCGATGAACCTTTTTGGCACGCGCGACACACTCAAGGTGGACAGCGGCCAGACTCTCTACTTCTACAACCTCAACAAGCTTCAGGGCTTCGATATCTCGCGCCTGCCGGTGAGCATCAAGGTGCTGCTCGAGAGCGTGCTGCGCGAGGCCAACGACTACGACGTGCGCCGTGAGGACGTCGAGACGGTCGCCAAGTGGAGCGCCGAGAACCCCGAAGT
The DNA window shown above is from Deinococcus sp. Leaf326 and carries:
- a CDS encoding ABC transporter substrate-binding protein, whose amino-acid sequence is MKKVVTILGLTTALAAAGQGSAVTVTLACGTVGQELQLCKDGAARWAKKTGNDVKIFESPNLTNDRLGLYQQQLAARSSDIDVYQLDIVWPGLLGQHFVDLKSKVPASEQNGFFKGILDANTVNGKLVSLPWFTDAGLLFYRTDLLKKYGYSAPPKTWAELATMAKKVQDGEQKTNKTFAGYVWQGKNYEGLTCDALEWVSSFGGGTIVDSTGKVTINNAKAAAALDAAASWVRNVSPQGVTTYDEEAARGIFQSGNAMFMRNWPYAWANGQSDDSKVKGKIGAAPLPAGPGGKPAATLGGWNLGVSMYSKNQAAAIDLVRYLTSPAEQKIRAIEGSYNPTLPALYKDAAVLKANPFFGSLYGVFTSAVARPSGPTKEKYNQVSQAFSGAVSEVLTGKTKGQAAVAKLSTDLARIKGRGW
- a CDS encoding carbohydrate ABC transporter permease, with protein sequence MTVNTPAPAPAARPVKTRGIEAARARQAMWLLMPTLIVIALVAGYPLYRTIFFSFHEANLTTPDQATFIGAGNFWFTNEDGIGLGFLQDPRWWQSVKNTMLFTVVSVTLETILGMIIALVVNSAFRGRAFLRTAMLVPWAIPTVVSAQMWAYMYNDSFGLIGRGVLSGQALLASPDTAVWAMVAVDVWKTTSFMALLILAGLQSLPSDMYEAADMDGASKARQFWSMTLPLLRPALLVALVFRSLDALRVFDIMYVMLGANNAASTSMTGYARLQLIDNSLLGLGSAVSVAIFLIIMVIVVVYVTAFRVKFD